A stretch of the Vitis vinifera cultivar Pinot Noir 40024 chromosome 16, ASM3070453v1 genome encodes the following:
- the LOC109124186 gene encoding uncharacterized mitochondrial protein AtMg00810, with product MVHCKLVRTSLPTGLKLRVGDGDPVEDLHGYRSTVGALQYVTITRPELFFSVNKGTLQHGLHLKKSSSLDLVGFCDADWASDLDDRRSTSGHCAFLGANLISWQSNKQHTVSRSSTETEYRSLAGTRHIELDLYFVREKVIRKEVEVRHVPSVDQLADSIAIPNATEADLLM from the exons ATGGTGCATTGCAAACTTGTAAGAACTTCCCTGCCCACTGGTCTAAAATTAAGAGTTGGAGATGGTGATCCTGTGGAGGATTTACATGGTTATCGGAGTACAGTAGGAGCTCTTCAATATGTGACCATCACGAGGCCGGAGCTCTTTTTCAGTGTGAACAAA GGCACTTTGCAGCATGGTTTGCATTTGAAGAAATCATCCAGCCTTGATTTAGTTGGAttttgtgatgctgattgggcatcTGATTTGGATGATAGACGCTCGACCTCAGGCCATTGTGCTTTTTTGGGAGCAAATTTGATATCTTGGCAATCCAATAAACAACATACTGTTTCAAGGTCTAGTACTGAAACTGAATATCGAAGTCTTGCAG GAACAAGGCACATAGAGCTTGATCTCTATTTTGTCCGTGAAAAGGTCATTCGGAAGGAGGTAGAGGTTCGCCATGTCCCCTCAGTTGATCAACTTGCAGAT TCAATAGCAATTCCAAATGCTACAGAAGCAGATCTTCTGATGTGA